The Panthera uncia isolate 11264 chromosome B3 unlocalized genomic scaffold, Puncia_PCG_1.0 HiC_scaffold_1, whole genome shotgun sequence genome segment AGAAAATATCTGAGTTTTGATGTTTTTGATGAGCCCTATCCAGTTCCTCTTTGGAACAATTAGGCAAAAACCCAAATCCTAAAgtctgtatctttatatttattttttaagaccaCTTTTCTGCAAAATGTTGCCTTTTAACCCCAAAGTATATGATTCTAAGGCATGGAGTTGAGTGACCCTAACATTTACATAAAAGATGATTGTTttagtggagggagggggagaggcgtGAATGAGTTTTGTGCAGCTTGGGGACTATCTTTTAAAACTGAtagtaaggaagaaaaagggagtaaaatgaggggaagagagataaGCTATCAAATGCATCCCAGAGTTTTGCTCATATCccaattttatttagttctttagtCTGTATTTCATTAGTTGGAACTGTTGTTGAAGTCAGAAGCCTTGCTGGTCCTCATTATGGTTGTTGGAGAAACCTCCAAACCCCTTTAGCTGTCTTTCCCAACAGGATAGACTCTTTCTGAGTAGGTCTTCTCTACCAAGTGTAATCCCCTGACCCGAGGCTGGATTTCATCTCCGTGTTCTCTGGGCCGTGGAGAAGGATGGTGAAACTAGAaagaggctgggaggaggtgCAGCTGTGTCTTGGCAGCCCCCGTTGGTTTTGACTTGGCCAAGAAAGGGATGAAATCAGTTAATTTTGACCAACATCACAGAAGGGCCTCAGGCCACAGGCATATGTTTGCGAACCAGCTATGCCCCTGCAGGCTGACCTCCCTGTGAGGTGTAGGAATCACCATCTTCTTTAACCTATGTGGAATGGTCACACACATAGCAGTAAGTGGGACAGTTCTCTCTTTAAAGAGCTTCCATTTGGAATTTCTCCTGGGTCTAAAAGGTCCACATCAGCGTCTTTAACTAGTCTCTTTCCACGTAGCCAAAAGGGTAGAACTCCTGGAAACCTGAATttgctggaaaaggaaaaagcaccATCCCTATAGAATCTCAGTGGTTGAAGAGAGTTGGAAGGTGAGTTTCTGTCTGAAGGAAggtaatttcatttcttttattgtgaGGGGTCGCACATTAAGGGATTAATGCTTTTTAGAGAGCAAGTCAttgtttgaattttgtttgtgCTCAGGAAGCCACGATGCATGATTCTCTGGGAAGTGAGTAGGAAATGGGTATCTAGAACCAATCACAAGCTGGGTGCTCTCCAGTAACCCAGTGTGTGGTGAGCCTCTTTACAGCCAAAGTCCCAGTCTTCATGCATGGAATCCATTCCTAGGCCCTCATTGCCACACACCTGAGAAAGAGGGACTAGGCTCCCTCCATTTCTCTATGATATCTTGATTATTTACGATATTGTTTAGCACTGGCAGTATGGTATCCAAGGCCTCTGTTTATCCGATTAATCCTCTAGTGTGTGTTGAGTGGATAAGGCAATCAGCCTTGGTTGGAAGTAGGACTGGGGAAGGATTATGACTTATAGTCCCATATTGGGATAGCTGAGTTACTGGTGTATGACTATACAATCATCAGTTGGAACTCTTGTTAACCTTACCAAGTGAATGAAGAGGATATGCCAATGGGATACTGATGAAGACAACAAGTTAATTGAGTCAAGTAGTAACTAGAGCAAGCCCTCCTTCTCTGGGAACTATGTGTGTCACAGGTTATAAATGCAATTGTAGTGTGAGTTTGCAGCTCCTCAGTGTTCTCAGAAGGAGAGGAACCCCCTGGAAGTTGGGTCCTGGTGGGCAGTTTTCTGGAGATGGGGGAGGCATCCAGGAGAAAACTGCTTTGGCTTAGTTGGCACCTGGTGATGGTCGGTGTTACCCCTTTGCTCTGTCTAACCCATCTAGCATCTGTGAGCACTTCTTTGACCTCTACCCACTTATTTAGATTCTGAGGTTAGGGCAGGATTTGGGACCCAGAGGGTGAGAGAAGCTTTGCTAAGTATTATGTGACCAGATTTCATTGCTCCCGCCTGAACCATGAAGGCCACACAAACCTCTGCTGTTTGAATCACTTGTCACTAAGCTAAGAAAACCCAGTGGCCCAAGGCCTGATGGGGTTCATTTATAAATAGTTATTCCTTCACAAATGAAGTCCACATGTAAGATGCTGGCTTTGAAATTATTTGTGGTTCTGGTCACtggtttgaactcatgatctgATTACCATTATAcatactttgatttcttttaggtCCCAGGCATGTGGACCGGGTTAATTTCATGGCTCTTCCTTACTCTAAGATGTGAGGAGAAAGTGCCCCAGAAATACAGATATACAGGCTTCCTTATTAGATTCCACAGTTTTCTGTCACTTAAAGTACTTATCTAAGggtaaaataatacatgtgaaatGACTTCCAGGGGACAAAGTGCATTTTCTAAAAGTTCTGATATAGGGTCATGAACAAGTCTGAAGTTTAGGTTTGGGATATTCTAGCATATAGGGTTCCAGAAGAGCCCTTAGCCAACAGTTTAAAGAGTTCTCTTCCTGAACTCACTTCTTCACTCAGGTTTGAAATATCTCTGTGTAAAATGTTccttgttattgttattgttgattTTTAGGTTCAGGCTGACAGttgtctggaaaacagtatcttAATTCCTTCTCTCACGTCCTAAGTAGTACATTGTACTAAGAAATTACATGTTAAAAACTCTACTAACCTCCATTTCTGAGATTATTGTCCCATAAATgaagttgttttaatttaatcaaGTTGAATTATGTCCATTTAGCCATGTTCAAGAGCAAGTGTGAAGTCTAGAGAAAGCAGTCCTGTAACCCATGGACTCTGGTGTGCCCATTTGCCCTTAATAAtgggaaacattttgaaattccCAGAAGAAAGTTGCTTTGTAATCAAAGGGATGGATTATGAGAAAGCCAGACTTTGGGGAAGGATAACTGGGATAGAGGGAGGTGCTTGCAGATTTCCTAAACTACTTTATGCCATTTAACTTATATTTCTGAAAGGCCTGCTTTGGTGCTGTGCACTGAGATCTGTCCATTGAATGAAAGATGATGATGCTTTCTTGGCAAATCGGCAACCACAAAGGCGTCCTTTCCTTATTCTATATCATGCTTTGACGCTGATGTTACAAAAGGGGTCTGAAAGGGAAACAGTCTTTTCTTTAAAGTATAAAAGTAGCCCAACCAATCATTTATTGCAGTCATCTTGTTTTACATGTTCTGTGTCATGAGAAATGCTGTCAACAGATCCTATGATTTCTAAGAGCTCTGTACCAAATTGTTACTCAATCGTTGTGTCCTGCTGAGtggtttttcctttaaaatacctTCTCTTACCACCCTGTGGCACTGAATGTGTTGCTGTGATACACAGATGATCCTGAGCTGTGGTTCTTTAAATAGCTCAGttcttgtgtttttatattcCGTAAATGTTTTGTGAAGCTTTTGTGCattctttgtcttctcttccaAGTTTTGAAATCTGtcctaaataaactttttcacTATGCACCTGAAACATTTGACTTATATCTTAATGAACCTGATTtacatttgacattttttattcatctctgtattccTCCTGGAAGAAAGGTATTCTGTAAATCTATGTGAGTAATTCTGTAATCtttgattataaaaattaagaaaattaacaattaaGAAAAGATTGAGAAAGATTAATGATAGATCTTTCAGCCGTGTTTAAATTCATGGCAGAGTATTACGAACTGGGGAGTGGGTTTGGCTCAGTGGCAGAACAGGTGGGCGCGCAGTGATGATTACTAAATAGAACATTATAGTTTTATCAGTATTTGGTTTCCAGTGATGTTCATTTTCCCATGAGCTTACTGTGTTCAAATTTGGAACTGGTACTTTTGACACCAGGGTAATCATTAATGCAGTCCGGGTGATATTAATTCagcctttttttcattttataaatgacacttaaatgacattttaaaaatgtcttagaCATCTCTTAAAATGctgcctgtgtgtgtctctggtatttattacaaaatgagaaatactCCTATCTGAGGAGGAAGGAGCACCTTTGAAATCTTTACTTTAGTGAGATTTGTGATTCTAAGACAAGCCTATTAGagctctctctgttttcctttgcatCGTATTTTAGAGGCTGCTGTATAAGGGAGCAAGAGATTGGAAATAATTGTGCGTTAAGTGGATATGATCTGCCCACCAAACTAGGGCACAACCAACCATAAAAAGCCCAGGCAGACTACATGGAGCTAGGGACCTTTAATGAGTTATGTTTGGCTATGCTGAATGTGTAATGGCTAAGTCATAATATATTAAaggttattttctatttaaacatttattttttggagagcacaagcggggtgggggcagagagaggcggacagaggcagacagaggatccaaattgggctctgcgctgagaggctgacagcagcaagcccgacgcggggctcgaactcacaaaccgcgagatcatgacctgagctgaagttggatgcacaaccgagccacccaggcgcccattgaAGGTTATTGTTTAACGTTTAAAGGCATTCATTACTGTCACATCATTGACCCTCACACAGCTCGGGATTATATGTTGCAGCTCTTGACATTTAGTCTTATGTTCTTTAACCTATGAGGTTCCGGCTAAACTCAGCAGCCATGTTAGTTCACATATTCTCTGGCAGTGGAATGATGCCTGCTGGTGACTTTGGAATGAGAGCTAAGTAAGTTATGTTTAAAAGTTAGGAGGAGCCGATACAGTGAGTCCTTCTGAGTATGTGTATCCACCTGCGTGTTCAATAAGTTTACTCCTTTCCTTAATGGATATGTCAAATTGCTTTGGAACAAAATCCCGTATATTTTGCTTTGTTCTCAAGTGTGTCCTGGAAGCACCTCCTTCCTGGTTTCATCCTTCTCAAGTATTTGCCGGGATTTCCCGCTTCCATAGAGGTGAAAGACCCTCCACACCTAACTACCACTCCAGCATCTGCCGGTCATTCCCTGTGGCCACTCCCACTGTGACTGCAGATCAGGTCTCCCTGTGGCCTCTGACATACCAGGTCAGGGATCTGCCGGTTGTTCCCCACAGGTCTGACAACTGAGGTGGGAATGAAGGACTTGACATTTACCACCCACTCAGCCTTTGGAAAGAGGCTCCTGCTGGGAAACATGCCCTAAATAGGTGATGGTTTCGAATTGAAAGATACATCTGACCCTTGAAAACCACTTATTTGCAGACTTAAGGGAGTCACAGAAGAGGCAGTTTTCAAAACGCTTTAGAGAATCCTAATTATTGCCCAGTCCCAGGACCATTTGGCTTGACCTCTAAGTCATCTCTGTACTCAGGGAAATATTTGCTCCTTCATGATCTTCTAGGGCCCCCCCAAAGAAGAGAGGGACattctgggaggggagggggtggccagCCATGGCTGCACAGGAAGGACATGTTTCCATCTAACATGCCCTTACGTAGTAACGCTAGTCACCTTGTGTGGCACGGGGGTCACAGGGAGGTCGGGAGTACAGTCCTATAGGAGTTTGAGAGCACCCAGCTCTCATGCAGGGAAGATGGCTTAGAAAGGCCACATTCTTTTACTCCCCTCCCTGGAGCACAGCTAAGTTCTTCTGGGAATAAAGAGGGTTCTCCTCCCTCCCATGAAACCAGCCACAGGGCCCCCGAGGACAGTTCCCAATGGGGAGGGCTGAAGCCAGCAAAATCTCAGGTCTCCACATCCCTCAAGGGCAGGTCAGCTAACTGTGCTGGTGACCTGGACTCCGCAGATGGCCCGGGGCTGGAACACACGGAGTGGTAGCCTCACTCTGACTCAAAACCACAGGCCCAGAAACCAGACTGCTCTCCTTTCTCGGGCTGTGGTCCTTCGGCAAGGCCAGAGCCTCTGCGCATCCCATTGCCCCTTTCCACactcccctcctccatccctcAGTTCCCCCTGCACTGGTGGCTCCCCCCTGCTTGCCTTCTCTTGCAGGCCCCCAAATCTCATCTCCAGTTCCTGCACTTCATCAACAGGCCTGGTACCCTAGCCCGCAGGAGACACCCAGAGTTGTCGTGGGCCCTCGAGAGCTCAGGCACTGTCCTCAGGTCTCGGTGAAGAAGGCAGCCATGGTGGTCCCAGCCCCGGTCCTGAGACCAGCCCGTGGTGCTGCCAGCTGCGTGGAGAGATCCCAGGGCTTAGGTTCTGTCTTTCAAATACAAAAATCTCCTTTACAAAAACATCGTGAGGTGGGAAGATAGACGACTGTCCTCCTAAAGCCAGTGCAGCTGAGAGCCACAAAGGTTTAGGCACTTCCTCTGGGTGGTGCAGGTGAAGGATGCAGGGGTGCTGCAAGTACCAGCATGGTCCAGGTGAGTCACCTCGCAGGAGCCCAGAGCGAGTCTCTCTGCCTTAGACACATTTCTGGTTTTTGTGGAGAAGGTCAGGTTTGTctgagtttgggggtgggggctctggggaGAGCCAGATAGAAAGGAGGGCCTCAGAAATGGGACTCCAAGGATGTCTGCTGAGCCTAGAGGAAAAGCCACaaattcttctctctcctccctacccACCCACAGCTGGTATTCACCTTACATTTGACACGTACCAGAAACTTCCTGTTGAATCAGAGGACCAAACTATGGGAACTatgagaaaaatatggaaagtgTGCCACAGATGAGGGATGGTTTCCATGTTTTGACAACAGAGGCTGTATCACCTCTTTACCTGATTGAGATTTCCTTAAAACCCATTAAGCTCTTGCCACCAGTTTTAGGCTGATAGAGTCCCAGGTTAAAAGGGTTAATATCTGGTAGTGTCCAAGAGAAGACCTGAACTGGACTCTTAGAAGTCATCTTGGATCAGACAGACAAGCAGAGAAGCAATGGTGGGTCTGTTGGGTGGTGGAGTTCACATGCCAATTAAATTTCCACCAGTAAGGGGAGGGACAAAAGCTCAGGAAGAGCAAGGGCCATGTCTACCACATTCTCTGTGGCACGGCCACATATCCCTGCTcccagccggggtggggggctggtgggAGGGTCACCTGGGAAGGCTCACTGCAAGCTGGTGGACTGAATGGAGGGAGTGGCAAATCCATTACCAGCTGGAGTAGGACAGCCACCACTTTTCTTCCAGGAAAACCCATTCCTCCCTTCACTGTATCTAATTCTCTCTAGAATCATTCAGGGCAGGAGGAGTGGTCTCAGGTTGTCTGTCTCAGTGCCCTGTCCTGGATGCAGACTCTGTCTAGTTCCCTGCTTTCCCGGAAGTCTCTCTGTTGCCCGGAGATGGgactgggaggaggaagggatggaggAACCTGGTAACCTCAGCAGTGTTGGAAATCGGTTCCAATCATCTGGGCTCCCAAGGTGCCTGCTGGCGAGGGGCAGAGCCAGCTGTCTCCTTAATCCCAGGAATGTGGCGGCAGCACCCCGTCTGGCCTTGCCCACAGCTCCTCACCTATCCCACTGTCTCTCCAGAGCCAGGAAGGCTGACTGCCATGGGGCTGTGGCAGCACAGCCTGAAGTGGCCAGCCTCCTTTCCCCTGAGTTCGTTCTGTCTTTAAAATCCACGggggctaggggtgcctgggtggctcagtcggttgagcgtccgacttcagctcaggtcacgatctcgcggtccgtgagttcgagccccgcgtcgggctctgggctgacggctcagagcctggagcctgcttccgattctgtgtctccctctctctctgcccctcccccattcatgctctgtctctgtctcaaaaataaataaatgttaaaaaaaataaaattaaaaaaataaaataaaatccacagggGCTGTAATCACCTTCAACTTCAAATGTCCAAGTCAGGTGCCAGTCCTGATCCCTGGGCTGAGATTAGTCTCTTGAGTCAAGGTTTTCTGGAGGGAGGCCAGGTGAACTTTACCCAGCCAGGCAAGTCTGGGGTAAGCTGAGGGAAAGATGGTGGCAGGACAGAAGGAACCGCCAAGTCTCCCTTGTCACTGCTGTGTCTCACCTACTGTCCTGTGTTTTCTGGCTCTGCCAGGACAGACACAGCTTGGGAACAAGGGTGGCCCACTTTGGTCATTCTAAAGCCTGGAACCCAAGTTCAGGAAAGAAGAGGCCACAAAGGGGATGATGGGAGACTAGGTACCCTGGGATCAGGGCTGAAGGGACTCAAGGCTGAGAGTGGCGGCTTCCGTTTGAACCAGACACATCGATCTCAGTTCACTGTTTAAACCCTAGCCATGCAGGGGAAATGAAATCTCAGGTACAGGACATAAAAGTCATCTGATTCCACTTCCAGAAGGGACCTCAAGGTGAGCTGCTACCTAGTTGGGGTCCTGAGCCATCCTGATCAGTGGCTGTTCATACTGCCCACGCAGGAGCCTGCCTCCAATTCCCAAGGCCATTCACGACTGGATTTATTTGAAGCGCTTACTCCTGGGACTGATCCGGAGAATGCTGCCCCTGAGGATGTGGGCCAACTTCCCTCTCCATGTTCCAGTCAATACTTAACAGTACCATTCTAGCCCTGGAAACTTAGCTGGTCACAAAATGTCTCTTTcctaattttccttaaaaaaaaaaaacaaaacttttttttaatgttttctttcttttggagggagagacagcgcaagtgggggaggggcagagagacagggagacacagaatccgaagcaggctccaggctctgagctgtcagcacagagcccaacgcggggctcgaacacacagaccacaagatcataacccaagctgaagtcggacgctcagacaactgagccacccaggcgcccttctgcTTTTTCTATCTGTTCTCTTCTGCATCTGGGTCTGGTTCTCTCAGGCAGGCTTTTGAACTTCTTTCTCTCCAGTGCTCTTAAGTGCCAGGGGCCAGGCCTACCACAGGGTGGGCAAGTGGCTGGCTGATTTCCTCTCCTGGCCCAGACACAGGGGGATTCCAGCTAGGAAGAATGTTCATTTTCTGGAAAGCATCTTAACTGAATATAACCTAGAGGCCTGGGCTTCAGTTTAATTACCATATTTCAGTGCGGACATTCTTTGCAGTCAGGTACAGtctcagggaaggaaagaggcgCTCGGGCTTCCTGACCTCTCTCTGGTGAACTTGCGAGGCATTTTAGTCTACACTGTCCCTGCATCTTCATGACTGCCCCATGACATAGGTAATAGGTAAtgttcctgccttcctccctcccggcatcctctcccccaccctaccCACATTCGACAGACTGTGGGTACTGGAAGCACAAAGAGGTTCGGTGGGAAGGCAGGTCCAGGGCTAAACTTCAAGTTCAAGGGCTAGGAGTTCAAATTTCCTGCTTCTCCAGCTAGGGCTTGGCTGTTTCCAGGCCTGTTCAGCCTACCTAGTTTCTGCTCCTGTACCCCTTTCCTGCCCCCTCACCCACGGGGTACAGCTTGAGGGCTAGGCCCTCAGCTCAGGGGGTGTATCTGGCTGCCGACAGGGGTGAGACACTTGGAAAGCCTCCAAGGCCAGCAGCGTCTTGTTGATGTGGCTGATGGTAGGGTAGGGAGTGAAATCCACCTTGAACCTGTAGCAGAGAAACACCTGTCTCACACCATCTCAACACCAGGTGTGCAGGGGAACGGGCAGACTGCCCTGTGTGCAGCGAGGGAAGCACAGAGGTGGGCTGGATGGGGCCCCTGGAGCTGACCAGAGAAGGACCAGGAAGGTGGCCCTGCCACGTGGGGGCCTTGTTCACAGGCGGCTCTGGGATGGGCGGGTCTCATGCAGTACTGTCTAGCATCTCTGTTGCCTACTGTTCCTATTCCAAGCAATGGCTGTTCATCGAGAACCTACTACACATaaggcacagtgcttggcatttACATATACAGATAATCTCTCTACCCATATCCTAAGCTTCTCAAGGGCAGCGAATGTGTCATAACTTCTCTGTATCCTGATGGTGCCTGACATGATGCCTTCCAGAGAGGCACTCTTTCATGCCTCACTGAAGGGCTGTTGGAGGAAAGCAGAGTAGAGCTCACTGCTGGGCACAGACATACCATGTCGGGGGCAGCAGGCTCTTGCGGGAGGTTTCTTCTAGGGGTGGCCACCAGGTGAGCCACCTCCTCTTAGGAGCAGGGGCTATACGGGATTGTATGAGCTAAGACGGGCATGGTCGGGGGCGCTCCCCTGATTTCTTCTGCCTGTCTCCTCCAGGCCACAGTGGCTGGTGTGGCCTGGCACACGGGGCTCCCTGGCCAGCTGGAGGGAGTCTCCGCATGAAATGCTTCCTTGGTAGATGAAGTTGGGGCCTGACggggggaggaggctgggcaTTTAGAGGGGAGGAGCCAGGTGGGAGAGGGTGGGCAGTGGGGCTCTCTTACCTTTCAGCGTTTGCCACCTGAGGCACTAAGCAGAGATCAGCCATGGACACCTGAAAGAGGGTCGGGTGGGTTTGCATCAGGGTGTGTGCCCCGGACTCACAGGCTGGGCTGGCTGTGTCCACGGGGTGCCAGCCCTTGACATTTCCCTTCTGCTCCTGGGTCTTCCACCCCATCCCCACAGCCCcatccccctcctcttctcccccatcTGTCCCCAGAGCATGTGTCTCCCAGGCCAGGATCGTTGTCCTGACAACCGACTCTGTGGGGGGCCAGAAAAGGTTTGATGGTCTCAGTGGATCTTAGCGTGCTTGTTAAAAACCACCATCATAGGCACTTCCCTTGGGCACCCAGCAGGGAGGACACGCCTCAGGATGAGGTGAGGGGCCCTGAAACCACCCCAACCCTATGCCTTCTCCAGAATCTCTCTGGCCTGCTCTGGCCccagggtggagggagaaggcCGCTGTAGGAAGGCCTGGGAGAGCTTACCTCATCTCCCACACAGTACTTCCCTGCTGTGCTCCGCAGGATCTGCTCCAGAGCTGTGGGGAGGCCACATGAATCTTATTCGGGGCACAGACTGGGCCTTGGCCCCCATAGTTCTGAAATGGGCAGCTGAGTGACAGGCTGGGGCATGTGTGTTGGAGGGAATGCGACAACCAGATCTGGAGAGAGTTGCCGGGGATGTGGAGGCAGATGATGTTTCCCCGGGCTCCTCCAGCCCAGCGGCCGTTCCCTCCCCAAGAAGGGACAAGACCGGCCACTGGCCGAGGTAGCAGCTCTCACACGATGGGCTGGTGCTTTGCTAGCCTTCGTTTCCTGGCTGGGGCGGGCAGTGAAGCAGAGGTTTGGCCATCCAGCTCCAAAGGGCTGTGGGCCTTAGGTGCTGAGGTGCCCAGAAGTACCAGAGGTTGAGGCCAGGTTTGGACGCTATCCAGTCCCACTTCCTCCTTGGCTCTGCCCCCCTACCCTCACCCATGCCATTGTCAGACCAAAGAGCCTGGGAAGCTGTTTCAGATGCCCACGGCCCTAGGCATGAGAGCTGTGTCATTGAGAGGTCACCCTGGGATGGCTCCAGGAGTAAGGACTCACCGTTAAAGCCAGAAGTGATGATCTTCTGGGCCCAGGTCAGCTGGTTCTCCTGTCCCACTTGGTTCAGGACAGACAGGTTCTATGCAACCAAAGATGATAATCTGTGACTGGCTTTGGGAACCGCCTGGGCCTGCCAAGCCCCCTCAGGGAAGCTCAGTTCCCTTTCTGCCCCAGGTTGTCCATCTGTCCCCTCCTGGGCTCCATGAATCCCCTCTTCCCATCTGGACACTGAGGGTGGATGGTGGCTGGGACGGAGAGTGATCCCAGCAGCCACCTTCTCAGGTTTCCCCAGTGCCCCCTGTTGTCTGGAAGCTTGTGACCCTGGCAGAGATGTGGAAGGGTGGGGGCACAGGACGCGGCCATGACCTGAGGCCTGTCTTCCCTGCAACCAGTCTCCCTTATGTGGCCCCTTGTGAGGAGAGGGGGTTGCAACATGAGAGGTGGATGGGGGAGAAGCATAGGTGTCTTTCAGGAGATTTGGACCCTTGTTCCATCCTTACACCCCTGGAGCCATTTCacttctgggcttcagtttcctcatctataaaatggggctatcTGTCTGCTCCAGTCTCCTTGTTACAAACAACAAGGTAACATGGGGATGAGGGCACAGGTACAGTCAGGGGTCCTGGGCCCTGGCCCCTGCTCTGCCATTCTTAGTTGAGTGACTCTGCAAAGTCCCTCCACCTTTCTGGGGCTACTTCCTCATTTAAGCCAGGGGTTAGCACAGATGAATTgctttaatacttattttttagcagggaaaattttaaaagataaaaatctctcGAGACTCCCAATCTATGCTACAGAACAGATGAGAGGGAGGCCGTTCTGGTtaaaggtggggaggggtctgGCTCTGCAGcactcagcctctcccctgccacctggcccctcccctccttgggaACCTCTGGGCTGTCCTTGGAAACCTGGGGCTTCTGAGAATGTGGCTGGGGGCCCCGCAGGGCAGGTGATTTCTGGGATCCCTCGCCCCTCTGCCACGTGGTCTGGGTCTAAGCCCCTGAGGAGCCCTCCTGTCCTCCTGCTGCCCCCACTCCCAAGCTGGGTACCCCACTATGAGGCCCCACACCCAGTGTGCCTCTGAAGGTAAGAGCGTGTGAGGGGAGGCATATGAGAGGTGTGCAGGGTGCGAGTCCAGAGCCACACCTGCAGGGGCTGGATGCCGCTGGCGATGAGATCGGAAATCATGCGCACGAGGGCTCTCTTCTTcgggtcctgaggcaggagtcGTGGAGTGGGCCGAG includes the following:
- the GSTZ1 gene encoding maleylacetoacetate isomerase isoform X3 gives rise to the protein MTESGKPILYSYFRSSCSWRVRIALALKSIDYEMIPINLIKDGGQQFSEEFQALNPMKQVPALKIDGITICQSLAIIEYLEETRPTPRLLPQDPKKRALVRMISDLIASGIQPLQNLSVLNQVGQENQLTWAQKIITSGFNALEQILRSTAGKYCVGDEVSMADLCLVPQVANAERKIRKETFCDQLSFQG
- the GSTZ1 gene encoding maleylacetoacetate isomerase isoform X2; the protein is MQAGKPILYSYFRSSCSWRVRIALALKSIDYEMIPINLIKDGGQQFSEEFQALNPMKQVPALKIDGITICQSLAIIEYLEETRPTPRLLPQDPKKRALVRMISDLIASGIQPLQNLSVLNQVGQENQLTWAQKIITSGFNALEQILRSTAGKYCVGDEVSMADLCLVPQVANAERFKVDFTPYPTISHINKTLLALEAFQVSHPCRQPDTPPELRA
- the GSTZ1 gene encoding maleylacetoacetate isomerase isoform X1; its protein translation is MTESGKPILYSYFRSSCSWRVRIALALKSIDYEMIPINLIKDGGQQFSEEFQALNPMKQVPALKIDGITICQSLAIIEYLEETRPTPRLLPQDPKKRALVRMISDLIASGIQPLQNLSVLNQVGQENQLTWAQKIITSGFNALEQILRSTAGKYCVGDEVSMADLCLVPQVANAERFKVDFTPYPTISHINKTLLALEAFQVSHPCRQPDTPPELRA